The DNA region TCTCCTCACGCCCGGCAGCCGCATCTTCCACGAGACGCACATGGCGGCGATCCTGCGCGTCTCCGGCGTGGTGCGGGAAATCGCCGCAGACATCCAGCGTGCCGACGGGAGCCGACTGCCCGTGCTGTACAACGCCGTCGCGCGCCCGGTGGCCGGCCCCGGCGGGCCCGTGCCGCTGGTGCGCTTCACGCTGCTGGATGCCAGCGAGCGGCGGCGGTACGAACAGGAGCTGCTCGCGGCCAAGCGCGAGGCCGAGGCGGCGCTCGCCCGCATCCGTCAACTCGAGCGTCTGCTCCCGGTGTGTTCCTGGTGTCGGCGCATCCAGTCGCCGGGCGGCGAGTGGAGCGATCTCGAGGCGTATCTCCACGCCGCCGGCACCCAGGTCACGCACGGCATCTGCGAGACGTGCACGAAGGACTTCAACGCGAAGCGCTGAGCAGGTGGCTGATCGGCGGCGTGGACACTAGAACCCTTTCCAGCCGAGCACGTCCTTCAGGATGCTCCATCGCGGGGTGCGGGACGAGAACGCGACGCCGCGAATCCAATAGTCGACAGCCTCGTCGGCGTCACCGCTGGCGCGCCGAGTGTCCAGCCAGACGTCGACCACCTCTCGCAGGTCGTCCTCGCCTCGGGGCATCGCATAGACGGTCACGGTCGACGTGGTGAGGTCCGGGGGCCGAACGGCCGACAGTTCGGGGTGCACCCTGCTCCAGTAATGGGCCCGTTCGAGGGGCATCAGCACCGCCGTCACGGAAGGCTCCGTCAAGGCCTGGTCGACCAGGCGATAGGTCCTGACCGTCGCCAGGGGCGCGACCCGCTTCGCGACAGCCGCGGCACCATCGAC from Luteitalea sp. TBR-22 includes:
- a CDS encoding PAS domain-containing protein, whose protein sequence is MTGRPEDVALPHIPEESIEDLYERAPCGYVSTLLNGRIIRANATFAEWTGYTGSALVDGRKFQDLLTPGSRIFHETHMAAILRVSGVVREIAADIQRADGSRLPVLYNAVARPVAGPGGPVPLVRFTLLDASERRRYEQELLAAKREAEAALARIRQLERLLPVCSWCRRIQSPGGEWSDLEAYLHAAGTQVTHGICETCTKDFNAKR